One window from the genome of Streptomyces sp. NBC_00287 encodes:
- a CDS encoding acetyl-CoA C-acetyltransferase: protein MSTEAYVYDAIRTPRGRGKANGALHGTKPIDLVVGLIHEIRDRFPGLDPAAVDDIVLGVVGPVGDQGSDIARIAAVAAGLPDTVAGVQENRFCASGLEAVNMAAMKVRSGWEDLVLAGGVESMSRVPMASDGGAWFNDPMTNLAVNFVPQGIGADLIATIEGFSRRDVDEYAALSQERAATAWKEGRFEKSLVPVKDRSGLVVLDHDEHMRPGTTADSLAKLKPSFADIGDLGGFDAVALQKYHWVEKIDHVHHAGNSSGIVDGAALVAIGSKEVGERYGLTPRARIVSAAVSGSEPTIMLTGPAPATRKALAKAGLTIDDIDLVEINEAFAAVVLRFVKDMGLSLDKVNVNGGAIALGHPLGATGAMILGSLVDELERQDKRYGLATLCVGGGMGIATIVERI from the coding sequence GTGAGCACCGAAGCGTATGTGTACGACGCGATCCGCACCCCGCGCGGGCGCGGCAAGGCGAACGGCGCCCTGCACGGCACCAAGCCCATCGACCTGGTTGTCGGACTCATCCACGAGATCCGCGACCGCTTCCCCGGCCTGGACCCGGCGGCCGTCGACGACATCGTGCTGGGCGTCGTCGGCCCGGTCGGCGACCAGGGCTCCGACATCGCCCGGATCGCCGCCGTCGCCGCCGGACTTCCGGACACGGTGGCCGGCGTACAGGAGAACCGCTTCTGTGCGTCGGGCCTCGAGGCCGTCAACATGGCCGCGATGAAGGTCCGTTCGGGCTGGGAGGACCTCGTCCTCGCGGGCGGTGTGGAGTCCATGTCCCGGGTGCCGATGGCCTCGGACGGCGGCGCCTGGTTCAACGACCCGATGACCAACCTCGCCGTCAACTTCGTGCCGCAGGGCATCGGCGCCGACCTGATCGCCACCATCGAGGGATTCTCCCGGCGGGACGTCGACGAGTACGCGGCCCTCTCGCAGGAGCGGGCGGCGACGGCCTGGAAGGAGGGCCGCTTCGAGAAGTCGCTCGTCCCGGTGAAGGACCGCAGCGGCCTGGTCGTCCTCGACCACGACGAGCACATGCGTCCCGGCACCACGGCCGACTCCCTGGCCAAGCTGAAGCCGTCCTTCGCGGACATCGGCGACCTGGGCGGCTTCGACGCGGTGGCGCTGCAGAAGTACCACTGGGTCGAGAAGATCGACCACGTCCACCACGCGGGCAACTCCTCCGGCATCGTGGACGGCGCCGCGCTGGTCGCCATCGGCTCCAAGGAGGTCGGCGAGCGCTACGGACTCACCCCGCGCGCGCGGATCGTGTCCGCCGCGGTCTCCGGCTCCGAGCCCACGATCATGCTCACCGGCCCGGCCCCGGCCACCCGCAAGGCCCTGGCGAAGGCCGGGCTGACCATCGACGACATCGACCTCGTCGAGATCAACGAGGCTTTCGCGGCGGTCGTCCTGCGCTTCGTCAAGGACATGGGCCTGTCGCTGGACAAGGTCAACGTCAACGGCGGCGCCATCGCCCTCGGCCACCCGCTCGGCGCCACCGGCGCGATGATCCTCGGTTCGCTCGTCGACGAACTGGAGCGCCAGGACAAGCGCTACGGCCTCGCCACCCTCTGCGTGGGCGGTGGCATGGGCATCGCCACCATCGTCGAACGCATCTGA
- a CDS encoding 3-hydroxyacyl-CoA dehydrogenase NAD-binding domain-containing protein: MTSTIRWEQDRAGVVTLVIDDPNQSANTMNQAFRDSLAQVTDRLEAEKDTIRGVIITSAKKTFFAGGDLRDLIRVTPETAQELFDGGMAIKRNLRRIETLGKPVVAALNGAALGGGYEIALACHHRIALDAPGSKIGCPEVTLGLLPGGGGVVRTVRLLGIADALLKVLLQGTQYNPQRALQNGLVDDVAATQEELLAKARAFIEANPESQQPWDRPGYRIPGGTPANPKFAANLPAFPASLRKQTNGAPYPAPRNILAAAVEGSQVDFETAQVIEARYFVELAAGQTSKNMIQAFFFDLQAVNSGANRPKGIEPRQVRKVAVLGAGMMGAGIAYSCARAGIEVVLKDVSPEAATKGKAYSEKLCAKAVSRGRTTQEKADELLARIKPTADPQDVAGCDAVIEAVFENPELKHKVFQEIQHIVEPDALLCSNTSTLPITVLAEGVERQSDFIGLHFFSPVDKMPLVEIIKGERTGQEALARAFDLVRQIKKTPIVVNDSRGFFTSRVIGHFINEGVAMVGEGIEPASVEQAAAQAGYPAKVLSLMDELTLTLPRKIRNESKRAVEEAGGTWPTHPAEAVIDRMVDEFDRPGRSGGAGFYDYDEEGKRAGLWPGLREHFTREGTEIPFKDMQERMLFSEALDTVRLLEEKVLTSVADANIGSIFGIGFPGWTGGVLQYINGYEGGLPGFVARARELAEAYGDRFTPPTLLVEMAEKGERFRDA, from the coding sequence ATGACTTCCACCATCCGCTGGGAACAGGACCGCGCCGGGGTCGTCACCCTCGTCATCGACGACCCCAACCAGTCCGCCAACACCATGAACCAGGCCTTCCGCGACTCCCTCGCGCAGGTCACCGATCGCCTGGAGGCCGAGAAGGACACCATCCGCGGTGTCATCATCACCTCCGCCAAGAAGACCTTCTTCGCCGGCGGCGACCTGCGCGATCTGATCCGGGTCACCCCCGAGACCGCGCAGGAGCTGTTCGACGGCGGCATGGCGATCAAGCGCAATCTGCGCCGGATCGAGACCCTCGGCAAGCCGGTCGTCGCCGCTCTCAACGGCGCGGCCCTCGGCGGCGGTTACGAGATCGCGCTCGCCTGTCACCACCGCATTGCCCTCGACGCGCCCGGCTCGAAGATCGGCTGCCCCGAGGTCACCCTCGGCCTGCTCCCGGGCGGAGGCGGCGTGGTCCGCACCGTCCGCCTGCTCGGCATCGCCGACGCGCTCCTCAAGGTGCTGCTCCAGGGCACGCAGTACAACCCGCAGCGCGCCCTCCAGAACGGCCTCGTCGACGACGTGGCCGCCACCCAGGAGGAGCTGCTCGCCAAGGCCCGCGCCTTCATCGAGGCCAACCCCGAGTCCCAGCAGCCCTGGGACAGGCCCGGCTACCGCATCCCCGGCGGCACCCCCGCGAACCCCAAGTTCGCGGCCAACCTGCCCGCCTTCCCGGCCAGTCTGCGCAAGCAGACCAACGGCGCCCCCTACCCGGCCCCGCGCAACATCCTCGCGGCGGCCGTGGAGGGCTCCCAGGTCGACTTCGAGACCGCGCAGGTCATCGAGGCGCGCTACTTCGTCGAACTGGCCGCCGGGCAGACCTCGAAGAACATGATCCAGGCGTTCTTCTTCGACCTCCAGGCCGTCAACTCCGGCGCCAACCGCCCCAAGGGCATCGAACCGCGCCAGGTCCGCAAGGTCGCCGTGCTGGGCGCCGGGATGATGGGCGCGGGCATCGCGTACTCGTGCGCCCGCGCGGGCATCGAGGTGGTCCTCAAGGACGTGTCGCCGGAAGCGGCGACCAAGGGCAAGGCCTACTCCGAGAAGCTGTGCGCGAAGGCGGTGAGCAGGGGTCGTACGACCCAGGAGAAGGCGGACGAGCTGCTGGCCCGCATCAAGCCGACGGCCGACCCGCAGGACGTGGCGGGCTGTGACGCGGTGATCGAGGCGGTCTTCGAGAACCCGGAGCTCAAGCACAAGGTCTTCCAGGAGATCCAGCACATCGTCGAGCCGGACGCCCTGCTGTGCTCCAACACGTCCACTCTCCCCATCACGGTCCTGGCCGAAGGCGTGGAACGCCAGTCGGACTTCATCGGCCTGCACTTCTTCTCGCCGGTCGACAAGATGCCGCTGGTCGAGATCATCAAGGGTGAGCGGACCGGCCAGGAGGCGCTGGCCAGGGCCTTCGACCTGGTGCGCCAGATCAAGAAGACCCCGATCGTGGTCAACGACTCACGCGGCTTCTTCACCTCCCGGGTGATCGGCCACTTCATCAACGAGGGCGTGGCGATGGTGGGCGAGGGCATCGAGCCGGCCTCCGTCGAACAGGCGGCGGCCCAGGCGGGCTACCCGGCGAAGGTCCTCTCCCTCATGGACGAGCTGACGCTCACCCTCCCGCGCAAGATCCGCAACGAGTCCAAGCGAGCCGTCGAGGAAGCGGGCGGCACCTGGCCGACGCACCCCGCGGAGGCCGTGATCGACCGCATGGTCGACGAGTTCGACAGGCCGGGCCGCAGCGGGGGAGCGGGCTTCTACGACTACGACGAGGAAGGCAAGCGAGCGGGCCTCTGGCCGGGCCTGCGCGAACACTTCACGCGCGAGGGCACCGAGATCCCCTTCAAGGACATGCAGGAACGCATGCTCTTCTCGGAGGCCCTGGACACGGTCCGCCTCCTGGAGGAGAAGGTCCTGACCTCGGTGGCGGACGCCAACATCGGCTCCATCTTCGGCATCGGCTTCCCCGGCTGGACGGGCGGCGTCCTCCAGTACATCAACGGCTACGAGGGCGGCCTGCCGGGCTTCGTGGCACGCGCGCGTGAACTGGCGGAGGCCTACGGCGACCGCTTCACACCGCCGACGCTGCTGGTGGAGATGGCGGAGAAGGGGGAGCGGTTCCGGGACGCGTGA
- a CDS encoding thiamine pyrophosphate-binding protein, translating into MGTRPALALLEILQGEGVDRIFGNPGTTELPFLAALSAAKDPPEYILGVHEGAVVAMADGYARATARPAFVSLHIAAGLANGLIGLLNARRSRTPLVVTAGQQDRRHLQQDPMLSADLIALAAPAVKAAYDIQHARDLPLALRRAFALATRPPAGPVFLSIPMDLLTENTEVDVPPRTPTPPQGPAPGLERAAHLLAGAARPVIVAGDGVGREGALDALVRVAETCGAPVHHQPMADCLDFPTTHPLYAGMLPPRHEAIRETLAPHDAVLIAGAHAFTPHHYSPGPALPPHLTVVQLDSDPDEIGRNFPAETGHVGALKPSLTHLAELLRDRVPAHTAKTRVLRAGDRHTADRDRADAAARAAYSKAPLAPWAAAHAVARALPPDSVVVEEAITVGLLLRRLVRLTRPGSYTHTVGGGLGWGIGAAVGRALAEPHRPVVAVLGDGSALFGLQGLWSAARLKTPVLFVVLGNGAYRTLQDTYAAMGGQGSCPGTELGQLDFTRAAGFFGVDAVRAESADHLRELVAGAAKLTGPLLIDVPLGP; encoded by the coding sequence ATGGGAACCCGTCCCGCCCTCGCCCTCCTGGAGATCCTCCAAGGCGAGGGCGTGGACCGCATCTTCGGCAACCCCGGCACCACGGAACTACCGTTCCTGGCCGCCCTGTCGGCCGCAAAAGATCCGCCCGAATACATCCTCGGCGTCCACGAGGGCGCCGTAGTCGCCATGGCCGACGGATACGCCCGCGCCACCGCCCGCCCCGCCTTCGTCAGCCTGCACATAGCCGCCGGCCTGGCCAACGGCCTGATCGGCCTCCTCAACGCCCGCCGCTCCCGCACCCCCCTCGTGGTCACCGCAGGCCAACAGGACCGCAGACACCTCCAACAGGACCCCATGCTCTCCGCCGACCTCATCGCCCTGGCGGCCCCCGCGGTGAAGGCGGCGTACGACATCCAGCACGCCCGAGACCTCCCCCTGGCGTTACGCCGGGCCTTCGCCCTCGCCACCCGCCCACCCGCAGGCCCCGTGTTCCTCTCCATCCCCATGGACCTGCTCACCGAGAACACCGAGGTGGACGTCCCACCCCGCACCCCCACCCCACCCCAGGGCCCCGCACCGGGCCTGGAACGCGCCGCCCACCTGCTGGCCGGAGCCGCCCGCCCGGTGATCGTCGCAGGGGACGGCGTAGGCCGAGAGGGCGCCCTGGACGCACTGGTACGCGTGGCCGAGACCTGCGGCGCCCCCGTGCACCACCAGCCGATGGCCGACTGCCTCGACTTCCCGACGACGCACCCCCTGTACGCCGGCATGCTCCCCCCACGCCACGAAGCCATCCGGGAGACCCTGGCCCCGCACGACGCGGTCCTCATCGCCGGCGCCCACGCCTTCACCCCCCACCACTACAGCCCGGGCCCCGCGCTCCCACCCCACCTCACCGTCGTCCAACTCGACTCCGACCCCGACGAGATCGGCCGCAACTTCCCCGCCGAGACCGGCCACGTAGGAGCCCTGAAACCCTCCCTGACCCACCTGGCCGAGCTGCTGCGCGACCGAGTCCCCGCACACACGGCCAAAACCCGCGTCCTGCGCGCAGGCGACCGCCACACCGCCGACCGCGACAGAGCCGATGCCGCCGCCCGCGCCGCCTACTCCAAGGCCCCCCTCGCACCCTGGGCCGCGGCCCACGCCGTCGCCCGCGCACTCCCCCCGGACTCCGTGGTCGTCGAAGAGGCCATCACCGTGGGTCTGCTCCTGAGAAGGCTCGTACGACTCACCCGCCCCGGCAGCTACACCCACACCGTCGGCGGCGGCCTCGGCTGGGGCATCGGCGCCGCGGTCGGCCGAGCCCTCGCCGAACCGCACCGTCCCGTGGTCGCCGTACTGGGCGACGGCAGCGCCCTGTTCGGCCTCCAGGGCCTGTGGAGCGCGGCCCGCCTGAAGACCCCCGTCCTGTTCGTCGTCCTGGGCAACGGCGCCTACCGCACCCTCCAGGACACTTACGCGGCGATGGGCGGCCAGGGCAGCTGCCCCGGCACGGAACTCGGGCAACTGGACTTCACCCGGGCGGCAGGCTTCTTCGGGGTCGACGCGGTACGCGCCGAGAGTGCCGACCATTTACGTGAACTGGTGGCAGGCGCAGCGAAGTTGACGGGCCCGCTGCTGATCGACGTACCCCTCGGGCCATAG
- a CDS encoding IclR family transcriptional regulator codes for MTDRPPPKSVLARGAALLRACGDSGTPLTLAELALRTGLPKPTAHRLLGELVRLGLMERTAEGSYRIGLGLFVLGQSALSVCELRDAALPYLGDLHEATHENVHLAVPDGTDTLFLEKVTGRRATPIVSRTGGRLPAHCTATGKVFLALDPRPPRRVLPRLTPRTLVLPGQLARDLALTRARGYGVNLEEAEIGVSAVAAPVYAHGPGSRPIAAISVTGGTRRLDVDRVGARVCAAARALTRALSS; via the coding sequence ATGACGGACCGTCCGCCGCCCAAGTCGGTGCTCGCGCGCGGGGCGGCGTTACTGCGCGCCTGCGGGGACTCCGGTACGCCACTCACCCTCGCCGAACTGGCCCTGCGCACCGGCCTGCCCAAGCCCACCGCCCACCGGCTCCTCGGTGAACTGGTCCGGCTCGGGCTGATGGAGCGTACGGCGGAGGGCAGTTACCGCATCGGCCTCGGCCTCTTCGTGCTGGGCCAGTCCGCCCTGTCCGTGTGCGAGTTGAGGGACGCGGCCCTGCCCTACCTCGGCGATCTGCACGAGGCCACGCACGAGAATGTGCACCTCGCCGTCCCCGACGGCACCGACACCCTCTTCCTGGAGAAGGTCACCGGCCGCCGCGCCACCCCGATCGTCTCGCGCACCGGAGGCCGGCTGCCCGCCCACTGCACGGCCACCGGCAAGGTGTTCCTCGCCCTGGACCCCCGCCCGCCGCGCCGCGTGCTGCCCCGGCTGACCCCGCGCACCCTGGTGCTCCCCGGCCAGCTCGCCCGCGACCTCGCCCTGACCCGGGCCCGTGGCTACGGCGTCAACCTGGAGGAGGCCGAGATCGGCGTCTCCGCTGTCGCGGCCCCCGTCTACGCCCACGGTCCGGGCTCCCGCCCGATCGCCGCGATCTCCGTCACCGGCGGCACCCGGCGCCTCGACGTCGACCGCGTGGGGGCGAGGGTGTGCGCGGCGGCGCGCGCACTCACCCGAGCCCTGTCATCGTGA
- a CDS encoding sugar ABC transporter ATP-binding protein, translating to MGDVLVARGLVKSYGGVRALDDVGLRLRGGEVHALVGENGAGKSTLVRIVSGTAAADAGEVRTEPGTRIAVVSQELSLFPDLTVRENLFPMRPPRTRLGLLDRGAMDRSSKPVLAELGLDVDLGARLGELPLTDQQLTEIARALLLDPQLLILDEPTSALPAAAVDRLERVLRTLTGRGIAVLYVTHFLAEVMRFAQRVTVLRDGRVALPGARRADVDVPELVTAMLGGSPEPPVRRTRTAVDLPPPVVLSGVCVPGRLADVTFSVRAGEVVGVAGLQGAGHLAALEVVCGRTAVSAGRVDVGGRGRPRSLRDAVRAGLAFVPSDRKRYGLMVDRTVWENATAVSWLALGRGGIAPSRAELVRRTMELTERLRLRGGPYDPVARLSGGNQQKVVFAKWLATEPRIVVLDDPTRGVDVGVRSEMHTIIGELASGGAAVLLASTDLAELTEVCDRVLVFVRGRVVGEVRGERLTEHGLAVAMQQGLPTSR from the coding sequence ATGGGCGATGTGCTGGTGGCGCGGGGACTGGTCAAGTCGTACGGCGGAGTACGGGCGTTGGACGACGTGGGCCTGCGGCTGCGCGGCGGCGAGGTGCATGCGCTGGTCGGGGAGAACGGCGCGGGCAAGTCGACGCTGGTGCGGATCGTGTCGGGGACGGCGGCGGCGGACGCCGGGGAGGTGCGGACGGAGCCGGGCACGCGGATCGCCGTCGTCTCACAGGAGTTGAGCCTGTTTCCCGACTTGACCGTGCGGGAGAACCTCTTCCCCATGCGGCCTCCCCGCACCCGCCTCGGCCTGCTCGACCGAGGCGCGATGGACCGTTCGTCCAAGCCGGTCCTCGCCGAACTGGGCCTGGACGTGGACCTGGGCGCGAGGCTCGGCGAACTCCCGCTGACCGACCAGCAGTTGACGGAGATCGCCCGCGCCCTGCTGCTCGACCCGCAGCTGCTGATCCTCGACGAACCGACGTCGGCGCTGCCCGCCGCGGCCGTCGACCGACTGGAGCGGGTGCTGCGCACGCTCACCGGGCGGGGCATCGCCGTCCTGTACGTCACCCACTTCCTGGCGGAGGTGATGCGCTTCGCGCAGCGGGTGACGGTCCTGCGGGACGGGCGGGTGGCGCTGCCCGGGGCGCGCCGGGCCGACGTCGACGTGCCCGAGCTGGTGACGGCGATGCTGGGCGGCAGCCCCGAGCCTCCGGTACGGCGGACCCGGACCGCGGTCGATCTGCCGCCACCGGTGGTGCTGTCCGGGGTGTGTGTGCCGGGGCGGCTCGCGGACGTGACCTTCAGTGTGCGGGCGGGCGAGGTGGTCGGGGTCGCGGGGTTGCAAGGGGCGGGGCATCTGGCCGCGTTGGAGGTGGTGTGCGGTCGTACGGCGGTCTCGGCGGGCCGGGTGGACGTCGGCGGGCGCGGGCGGCCTCGCTCGCTGCGGGACGCCGTCCGCGCGGGGCTCGCCTTTGTGCCCAGCGACCGCAAGCGGTACGGGCTGATGGTCGACCGGACGGTGTGGGAGAACGCCACCGCGGTGAGCTGGCTGGCACTCGGGCGCGGCGGAATCGCTCCCTCGCGCGCCGAACTGGTACGGCGGACCATGGAGCTGACGGAGCGTCTGCGACTGCGAGGTGGACCGTACGATCCGGTGGCGCGGCTGTCCGGGGGGAACCAGCAGAAGGTCGTCTTCGCCAAGTGGCTCGCGACCGAGCCGAGGATCGTCGTGCTGGACGATCCGACGCGAGGGGTCGATGTCGGGGTGCGGTCCGAAATGCACACGATCATCGGGGAGTTGGCGTCCGGCGGAGCTGCCGTGCTGCTCGCCTCCACCGATCTCGCGGAGCTGACCGAGGTGTGCGACCGGGTGCTGGTGTTCGTGCGCGGGCGGGTCGTGGGTGAGGTGCGTGGGGAGCGGCTGACGGAGCACGGTCTGGCGGTGGCGATGCAGCAGGGTTTGCCGACGTCACGATGA
- a CDS encoding sugar ABC transporter substrate-binding protein translates to MHPRFRTVAAAALVLFTAVGCGDSGPGKSGELNMGIAVANISLNFAHEMVLGAESAAEQAGDVDFKAVGPPNTDGPAEVQLFQNLTTRAKDGIVLENLDPPIFTRPAARAVDQGIPIVALDTSPTDGSKVTFYVGNDNYALGELMAKEALKRLGEDPKGEIVIGVPNPGTPVLDNRAEGIADTFSKQAPGVKVLGPFQTYSDPGQNYNSWSSQVNAHPDALAFLGVGDADSYNLAKIKKSRKGEWLSAGFDVDPKTLDAVKDGSNFVTIDPQHFLKGYLSTAMLIEAVREKGGKLPDGWFLSPGGVVDSSNIDEIITRQKSAEAAYDWYQPTIDKLLGDQEAQLRPLEEAR, encoded by the coding sequence ATGCACCCCCGATTCCGTACGGTGGCCGCCGCCGCGCTGGTGTTGTTCACCGCCGTCGGCTGCGGCGACAGCGGCCCCGGCAAGAGCGGTGAGCTGAACATGGGCATCGCCGTGGCCAATATCTCGCTGAACTTCGCCCACGAGATGGTCCTCGGCGCCGAGAGCGCGGCCGAGCAGGCCGGGGACGTCGACTTCAAGGCCGTGGGACCGCCGAACACGGACGGGCCCGCCGAGGTGCAGCTCTTCCAGAACCTCACCACCCGCGCCAAGGACGGCATCGTGCTGGAGAACCTCGATCCGCCGATCTTCACCCGCCCCGCCGCCCGGGCCGTGGACCAGGGCATCCCGATCGTCGCCCTCGACACCTCCCCCACCGACGGCAGCAAGGTCACCTTCTATGTCGGCAACGACAATTACGCGCTGGGCGAGTTGATGGCGAAGGAGGCGCTGAAACGGCTGGGCGAGGACCCGAAGGGCGAGATCGTCATCGGAGTGCCCAACCCCGGCACGCCGGTGCTCGACAACCGGGCCGAGGGCATCGCCGACACGTTCTCGAAGCAGGCGCCCGGCGTCAAGGTGCTCGGTCCCTTCCAGACGTACAGCGACCCCGGCCAGAACTACAACTCCTGGTCCTCGCAGGTGAACGCGCACCCCGACGCCCTCGCCTTCCTCGGCGTCGGCGACGCCGACAGCTACAACCTCGCCAAGATCAAGAAGTCCCGGAAGGGCGAGTGGCTCTCGGCCGGCTTCGACGTCGACCCCAAGACCCTGGACGCGGTCAAGGACGGCTCCAACTTCGTCACCATCGACCCCCAGCACTTCCTCAAGGGCTACCTCTCCACGGCGATGCTGATCGAGGCTGTGCGCGAGAAGGGCGGGAAGCTGCCGGATGGCTGGTTCCTGTCGCCCGGCGGGGTCGTGGACTCCTCCAACATCGACGAGATCATCACCCGGCAGAAGTCCGCCGAGGCCGCCTACGACTGGTACCAGCCGACCATCGACAAGCTGCTCGGCGACCAGGAGGCCCAGCTGCGCCCGCTCGAGGAAGCGCGCTGA
- a CDS encoding ABC transporter permease, whose translation MTETERAVDDAERAREHPGGTRWLAPRRLVRDELGVLLVLGLLIAAIGIPYPDFLDTGNLLSTAHNSVYISLMACGMVFALAMREVDLSVGGTYAMCLVVGALLVRDGMAPWLAVPVVLVTGAVLGVFNALVTTLLGLPSFIVTLGTLMLYRGIGLALADGKQITDLPLDDSFFTFAGGDPGGVPFALWVLLAVVAVLAVVLARTRFGARVRAIGSNPDAAAFSGIPVVRTRVQALALSGLTTACAAALALAFYGAGDPTLGQGYELQAIAACIIGGTPLAGGRGSVVGAVAGAMILSVVAAGLVFFEVPINWTSFATGGVILVAVAADSALRRTGRRRE comes from the coding sequence ATGACCGAGACCGAGCGTGCCGTGGACGACGCCGAGCGCGCCCGTGAACACCCGGGCGGGACACGGTGGTTGGCGCCGCGCCGGCTGGTGCGGGACGAGCTGGGCGTGCTGCTGGTCCTGGGGTTGCTGATCGCCGCGATCGGCATCCCGTACCCGGACTTCCTGGACACCGGCAATCTGCTGTCCACCGCGCACAACTCGGTCTACATCTCGCTGATGGCGTGCGGGATGGTGTTCGCGCTCGCCATGCGCGAGGTCGATCTGTCGGTGGGCGGCACCTACGCGATGTGCCTGGTGGTCGGGGCGTTGCTGGTGCGGGACGGTATGGCGCCCTGGCTGGCGGTGCCGGTCGTGCTGGTCACCGGCGCCGTGCTGGGCGTGTTCAACGCGCTGGTGACGACGCTGCTAGGGCTGCCGTCGTTCATCGTGACGCTGGGCACGCTGATGCTGTACCGGGGGATCGGCCTTGCGCTCGCCGACGGCAAGCAGATCACCGATCTGCCCCTGGACGACTCCTTCTTCACCTTCGCGGGCGGCGACCCGGGCGGCGTGCCGTTCGCTCTGTGGGTGCTGCTCGCGGTGGTGGCCGTGCTCGCCGTGGTGCTGGCCCGCACCCGGTTCGGGGCCCGGGTGCGGGCGATCGGCTCCAATCCCGACGCCGCCGCGTTCAGCGGTATCCCCGTCGTCCGCACCCGCGTCCAGGCCCTCGCCCTGTCCGGCCTCACCACGGCGTGCGCCGCCGCGCTGGCACTCGCTTTCTACGGCGCGGGCGATCCGACCCTCGGCCAGGGCTACGAGCTCCAGGCCATCGCCGCCTGCATCATCGGCGGCACCCCGCTGGCCGGGGGCCGCGGCTCGGTGGTCGGCGCGGTGGCCGGCGCGATGATCCTCTCGGTCGTGGCCGCCGGACTGGTGTTCTTCGAAGTCCCCATCAACTGGACGTCGTTCGCGACCGGCGGGGTGATCCTCGTCGCGGTCGCGGCGGACAGCGCGCTGCGGCGCACCGGACGCCGCCGTGAGTGA
- a CDS encoding SDR family NAD(P)-dependent oxidoreductase: METRSALVTGAAQGLGQEFAVALAGRGYRVAGLDLVPQPETAGRVLDYVELVADVTDEAQISASLERVIDQFGALHVVVNNAGVYPAKRFEETTAEDWRRIMRVNLEAPFLVVRAALPYLKAAGWGRIVNIASSAVFTAPPLMVPYVASKAGLIGFTRALASALAPYDITVNAIAPSMVRTATAERTVGADGGFEQVRAGQAIQRTQEPSDLVSTLLYVVDEGSGFLTGQTLNVSGGSAYV, translated from the coding sequence ATGGAGACGCGCAGCGCCCTGGTGACCGGAGCGGCACAGGGCCTTGGACAGGAGTTCGCCGTCGCGCTCGCCGGGCGCGGTTACCGAGTGGCCGGGCTGGATCTCGTGCCCCAGCCGGAGACCGCGGGGAGGGTCCTGGACTACGTCGAGCTGGTCGCCGACGTCACCGACGAGGCGCAGATATCGGCAAGTCTGGAACGTGTCATCGATCAGTTCGGCGCCCTGCATGTCGTCGTCAACAACGCCGGTGTCTACCCCGCGAAGCGCTTCGAGGAGACGACGGCCGAGGACTGGCGGCGGATCATGCGGGTCAACCTGGAGGCGCCGTTCCTGGTCGTCCGGGCAGCGCTGCCGTATCTGAAGGCCGCCGGGTGGGGCCGGATCGTCAACATCGCCTCGTCGGCCGTGTTCACCGCACCGCCCCTGATGGTGCCGTACGTCGCCTCCAAGGCGGGCCTCATCGGCTTCACCCGCGCCCTGGCCTCGGCGCTCGCCCCGTACGACATCACCGTCAACGCCATCGCGCCCAGCATGGTCCGCACCGCCACGGCCGAGCGGACGGTCGGCGCGGACGGCGGCTTCGAGCAGGTCCGCGCGGGACAGGCGATCCAGCGCACGCAGGAACCGTCGGACCTGGTGTCGACCCTGCTCTACGTCGTCGACGAGGGCAGCGGCTTCCTCACCGGGCAGACGCTCAATGTGTCAGGCGGATCCGCCTACGTCTGA
- a CDS encoding MerR family transcriptional regulator codes for MKTDAEDPTLTIDELAARAGVTVRTVRFYGTKGLLPPPVIGPRRVGHYGRDHLARLALIEELQQQGMTLAAIERYMQRLPPGLSPDDLAIHRAVVASWAPDAVETVPRAELERRAGRELADEDVERLAAMGVIGADGEEFRVDIGLLRLGVRLLDMPLSQEAILAARKVLIEHSRAAAHELAQLFRGEVSERAAPDVKSLSSDMQPLVVQALLTSFQRSLKEELREWAQSDVGGSDVGGSA; via the coding sequence ATGAAGACCGACGCCGAGGACCCGACCCTCACCATCGACGAGCTGGCCGCGCGGGCGGGCGTCACGGTCCGCACCGTGCGGTTCTACGGCACCAAGGGGCTGCTGCCGCCGCCGGTGATCGGTCCGCGTCGGGTGGGGCACTACGGCCGGGATCATCTGGCGCGGCTGGCGCTGATCGAGGAGCTTCAGCAGCAGGGGATGACGCTGGCGGCGATCGAGCGGTACATGCAGCGCCTGCCCCCCGGGCTGAGTCCCGACGATCTCGCCATCCACCGGGCCGTGGTGGCCTCCTGGGCCCCGGACGCCGTGGAGACGGTGCCGCGCGCGGAGCTGGAGCGGCGGGCCGGGCGGGAGCTGGCCGACGAGGACGTGGAGCGGCTGGCCGCGATGGGCGTGATCGGGGCCGACGGCGAGGAGTTCCGGGTGGACATCGGGCTGCTGCGGCTCGGGGTGCGGCTGCTCGACATGCCGCTGTCGCAGGAGGCGATCCTCGCCGCGCGCAAGGTGTTGATCGAGCACTCGCGGGCGGCCGCCCATGAGCTGGCGCAACTGTTCCGTGGCGAGGTGTCCGAGCGCGCGGCCCCCGATGTGAAGTCGCTCTCCTCCGATATGCAACCGCTCGTCGTACAGGCCCTGTTGACGTCGTTCCAGCGCTCCCTCAAGGAGGAGCTGCGGGAATGGGCCCAGTCAGACGTAGGCGGGTCAGACGTAGGCGGATCCGCCTGA